Within Candidatus Rokuibacteriota bacterium, the genomic segment CGCGCCGACGTCGGGGGTCTTCTCCACCGTCTCGCCGGGGACCCCGAGGGAGCGGGCCAGCCCGACGAAGTCGATGGCGGGGTTCACCAGGTCCATGGCGATGTAGCGGTCGTCCTGGGCCGCGAAGCCCTTCAGCGCGAGCGTCCGCTGCTTGAGGATGCGGTAGGAGGCGTTGTTGCAGATGACGAAGACGACCGCGATGCCCTCGTGAGCGGCGGTCCAGAGGGACTGGATCGTGTACATGGCGCTGCCGTCGCCGACCAGCGCCACCACGGAGCGCGCCGGCTGCGCGAGCCGGATCCCGACGGCGGCCGGCAACCCCCAGCCGATGCCGCCGCCGCGGAGGCCGAAGAAGGAGCGGGGGTCGCTGCAGCGGAGCAGCGTCCGCAGGCCGAGACCCGAGGAGATGGTTTCCTCGACCACGATGACGTCCTCCGGGACGGCCTCGGCCACGGCGGCCATCAGCGCCAGCGGCGTGATGGGACTGCGGCCGGCCTCGGCCGCGGCCCGCCGACGGAGATCGTCGATCGCGGCTTGCCGGGCCCGGCGCTGCTCCTCGATGCGGGCCTGCGCCTGCTTCCGCGCGTCGGGGGTGAGCCGCCGGCGCAGCGCCTCGGCCAGCTCGGGGAGCGTGGCCTTCGGCTCGCCGAGGATGCCGACGCGCGCGGGGTAGTTCTTGCCGATCTCCCACGGGTTCGTGTCGAGGTGGATCACCGGCAGCCCCTCGGGCATGGGCTCCACGTCGGGCGGCAGGGAGAGCGTGAAGAGGTCCCCACCCACGGTGAAGATCAGGTCGTGGGGCATGAGGAGGTTACGGATGGGGGCACCGAGCCGCGGGAAGGCGCCGCGGTAGAGCGGGTGCGTGAAGGGGAAGGAGCACAGCGAGGGCACGCACTCGGTGTAGACCGGCGCGCCCAGCAGCTCGGCCACCTCGGCCATCTCCGCCAGTGCGTCTCCGTGGGCCACGGCGTCGCCCGAGATGAGAATCGGGCGCTTCGCCGACACCAGGAGGTCGGCGGCGGCCTCCACGGCGGCGGCATCGCCGCGGACGCCCGGCGCGACGCGCGTGGGCGCCAGGAGGTCGAGCTCGCGCTCTGCGTTGAGGACATCCACCGGCATGGAGAGGAAGACGGGACCCGAGGGATGGGCGAGGGCGGTCTTCGCGGCGCGGCGCACGGCGCGGGGGAGGTCCTCGAGGCGCGTGATCTCGTGGGACCACTTCACGTACGGGCGGGCCACGGGGGGCAGATCGGACCAGAGAATGGGCTCGGTGAGGTTCATCGCCTGGTCGTGCTGTCCCGCCGTGAGGAGCAGCGGGGAGCCCGCCTTGAGGGCGTCGTAGAGCATCCCCATGGCGTTGCCCAGCCCCGGGGAGGTGTGGACGTTCACCACCGCGAGGCGGCGGCTGGCCTGAGTGTAGCCGTCGGCCATGGCCACGGCGACGGACTCGTGGAGTCCCAGGATGTAGCGAATACGCGACTCGCGCGCGAGTCCGTCCATGAGCGGCAGCTCCGTCGTGCCGGGGTTGCCGAACATGCACTCGACGCCTTCCTGGACGAGGATCTCCAGGAACGCCTGCTTGCCGGAGAGAAAGGGCATCGCGCCATGATACAGCCGCTTCCTTGACTCCGCCAGGGGCGGAGGCTACGCTTCAGGCGCCATGTCGGCCCCCTGCCCGCTCCCGCTGCTGCAGGCCTGCCGCCGCGAGCCCACACCGTATACGCCGGTGTGGCTCATGCGCCAGGCGGGCCGCTACATGCCCGAGTACCGCACCATGCGTGCCAGGCACGGCTTCCTCGAGCTGTGCAAGACGCCGGAGGCGGCCGCCGAGGTCACGCTCCAGCCCGTGAAGCGCCTGGGCGTGGATGCGGCCATCCTCTTCGCCGACATCCTCCTGGTCCTGGAGCCCCTCGGGGTGGGACTCGAGTACACGCGCGGGGACGGGCCCCGCATCCACCGCCCCGTGCGCAGCGCGGCCGACGTGGAGCGGCTCAAGCCCGTGGACGTCGAGGAGGCGGTGCCCTTCGTGTTCGAGACCGTGCGCCTCGCGCGGCAGGCGCTGGGCGAGCGGCTGCCCCTCATCGGCTTCGCGGGGGCGCCGTTCACGCTCGCCTCGTACCTCATCGAGGGCGGCGCCTCTCGCGAGTTCCTCCACACCAAGCGCTTCATGCGGGAGGCGCGCTCCGCCTGGCACGCGCTCATGGGGCGCCTCGCGACTGTCACGGCCGAATACCTGAACGGCCAGATCGCCGCCGGCGCCCAGGTGGTGCAGCTCTTCGACTCGTGGATCGGGACGCTCTCCCCCTCCGACTACCGCGAGTTCGTCCTGCCCCATACCCGGGCGGTCATCGCGGCGATCGAGCCGGGAGTGCCCGTCATCCACTTCGGCACGGGGACGGCCGGGCTCTTGCCCCTGATGCGGGAGGCCGGGGGCGACGTCCTCGGGCTGGACTGGCGCGTGGAGCTGGGACCGACCTGGGAGCGGCTCGGGTACGACGTGGCGGTGCAGGGCAATCTCGATCCAGGCATCCTCCTCGCCTCCGTGGGCGAGATCCGGCGCGCGGTCGAGGAGATCCTCGCCGGCGCCGCGGGGCGGCCCGGCCACATCTTCAACCTCGGCCACGGCGTCCACCAGGAGACGCCGGTGGATCATGTCCGGGCCCTGGTGGACATGGTCCACGACATGTCGGCACGATGAGCGTCGCCAGACTTCGTTACTCGGTCGCCAGCGGCGCTCAACGTACGGGGAGTACGCCTCGCGTCGCTGGCTCCCTCGGGCCTCGTCTGGCTCGCTCCTCGCGCCGACATGGAGGTGGGGTCGAGGCGTGTGTCGACGGCCGCCACGAGATGTCGGGGCGATGAGCGGGAGAGACTCGGTCCTGCTCATCGCCTTCGGGGGGCCCGAGCGGCCGGCGGACATCCGGCCGTTCCTCGAGACGGTCGCGGCCGGCCGCCGCATTCCGGCCGAGCGCCTGGAGGAGGTGGCGCGCCACTACGAGGCGATCGGCGGCCGCTCCCCCCTCGGCGAGCACACCCGGCGCGAGGCCGAGGCGCTGCGCGCGGTGCTGGCGCGCTCGGGGCGCGGTGCGCCCGTGTTCGTCGGGATGCGCAACTGGCACCCCTTCCTCCCCGAGACGGTGGCCGGGATGCGTGACCGGGGGTGCCGGCGGGCTCTCGGCATCATCCTGTCCGCCTTCCAGACGGAGGCCTCGTGGGGACGCTACATGGCGGACGTGGCCGCCGCGCGCGACAAGGTGGGCGCCGACGCGCCCGAGATCGCGTACGCGCCGGCGTGGGCCGATCGCCCCCTCTTCGTCGCGGCCATGGCGGACCGCGCCGCCGAGGCGCTCGCCCGCGTGGCGGCCGAGCGCCGGGGGAGCGCGGCCCTGCTCTTCACGGCCCACAGCGTGCCTGCAGCGATGGCGGCCGGCTCCCCTTACGTCGCGCAGTTCGAGGGCGCGGCCCGCGACGTGGCGGCGCGGCTGGGGCACGCGCGCTGGTCAGTGGCCTACCAGAGCCGGAGCGGCTCGCCGCACGACCCGTGGCTCGAGCCCGACATCGCCGAGGCCCTCCGTGCCCTCGGCAAGGAGGGGGCGAGGGACGTGGTCGTCGTGCCCCTGGGCTTCGCCTGCGACCACGTGGAGGTGCTGTACGATCTGGACGTGCAGGCGCGCCGGGTCGCCGTGGATGCCGGGCTTGCCTTCCACCGCGCCGGCACCGTCTCCGACCACCCCGCCTTCATCGCCATGCTCGCCGACCTCGTCCTCGACACCCCGACCGAGCCGTGACTGCTCCCGCATGCTGAAGCTCGTCGTCGTCGGAGGGGGGATCGCGGGGCTGGCCGCGGCGCACCGCGCCGTGGAGTACGCGCGCGAGCGCCGCCGCCCCCTCGCGCTGACCCTCCTCGAGGCCACCCCACGCCTGGGCGGCACCATCCAGACCGAGCGGCACGACGGCTTCGTCGTGGAATGCGGTCCCGACTCCTTCCTCTCCGAGAAGCCCTGGGCCCTGGCGCTGTGCAAGCGGCTCGGCGTCGAGGGGCGGCTCGTCGGCACCAACGACCGCATGCGACGCAACTTCGTCGTGTTCGGCGGGCGGCTCCACCCGCTCCCCGACGGCTTCCAGCTGCTCGCGCCCACGCGCTTCGGGCCATTCCTCCGCAGCAGCCTCTTCTCGTGGCGCGGGAAGCTCCGGATGGGGCTCGACCTGCTGCTGCCGCGCGGCGGCGAGCCCGACGAGAGCCTCGGGGCCTTCGTCAGGCGGCGCCTGGGGCGGGAGGCGCTGGAGCGGGTCGCCCAGCCCATGGTGGCCGGCATCTACACCGCCGATCCCGAGGAGATCTCCCTCGCGGCCACCATGCCGCGTTTCCTCGAGCTGGAGCGGAGGGACCGGAGCATCGTCCTGTCGATGTGGCGTGCCGCGCGGCGGGCGCCGGCCGCCGGCGGCCAGTCCAGCGGTGCCCGCTGGTCGCTCTTCGTCACCTTCGCCGAGGGGATGGAGGAGCTCATCCAGAGCCTGGCGGCGCAGCTCCCGGCGGAGTCCATCCGTCTCAAGGAGCGGGTGACCGAGGTGACGCGCCAGGGCCTGGGCTGGCGCGTTGCGACCGCCGCGGGATCGGCGCTGGGCGCCGATGCCGTCATCCTCGCCCCGGAGGCGCACCAGGTCGCCCGGATGCTGCGGAACCTGGATCCCGCCCTCGCGCATCTGCTCGAGGAGATCCCCTACGCCTCCTCGGCCACGGTGACCTTCGCCCACCGGCGCGCCGACATCGGGCATGCGCTGGACGGCTTCGGCTTCGTCGTGCCGCAGGTGGAGGGCCGGCCCATCATCGCGTGCACCTTCTCGAGCGTGAAGTACCCGGGGCGTGCGCCCGGGGGCCACGAGCTGCTCCGCGTCTTCATGGGCGGAGCGATGAACGAGACCGTGCTCGAGCGCTCCGACGAAGAGCTGGTGGACGTCGCCCGGGCCCAGCTGGCCGAGCTGCTCGGCGTGAGAGGGGAGCCGCTCTTCGTGCGGCTCTGCCGCTACCCCAAGGCGATGCCGCAGTACCAGGTGGGGCACCTGGGCCGCGTGGAGGTCATCGAGCAGTGCCTGCAGCGCCATCCCGGGCTGGCGCTCGTGGGGGGCGCCTATCGCGGCGTCGGGATCTCCGACTGCGTGCGCTTCGGTGAGGAGGCCGCGGTGCGTCTCCTCGACGCCGCCGCGCCAGCCGAGGGCTAGGCGTCCTCGCGACCCTGATGCCGGCGGAGCGAGATGCGTGCCCGGACGTTCAGCTCGACCACTTCCTCCCAGCGGCCGCCGGCGCGGAGGATGGCCTCCATCGCCGCGCGGCGCGGGTCGCCCTTCTTCGGGAAGGACAGGGCGCGCACCCAGATCTTTCGTGTCTCGTCGAGCGGGAAGGACACCCTCCGCTCCACGGCCACCGTGCGCTCCCGGTCGAAGGGACGGTACCGCTCGTAGTAGGTCGTGAGCTGCTGTCCGCCCAGCGCCAGGTAGTCCTCGGCGGTCATGTCCTCCCGGCTGACCTGGATGTCGGGCGTGAACGTGGCGGCCCTGAGCGCCGCCTCGTGGCGGCTCCAGTCGTAGCGGTCAAGCCAGTATGTGGCCAGCTCCCGCAGGTACGCGAGGTCCGTGCCGTGGCGCCAGCCGCTGCCCGGCGCCTCATCGGGCCAGCGCGCCCGCCCGAGCCGCTCGCGGAGGTCGACGAGCACCTGGCCGGGGACCGCGACCGTGAAGGGCCGAGGGATGGGCACGGTCAGTGGGCCTCGCGGATCCGGCGCGTCCATCCTCCGCTCATCATATCGCGGCCCTCGGCTATCGGGGCGCGTAGGACGGAGCCGACGGCCGCCCGTCCTGCTTCGCCTGAGGACGATCTGCGATGGCAGGCTGGATATGTAAAATGGTTACACGACGCATCGCACCACCCTTCCTGGCGTTCTACCGGCTCCGCTGGGACTTCCTCCAAGATTCCGGCCGCTTCAACGGCGCCAGCTCCACCGGGCGTCTCACATGCCGCTCGCTGGCATGTCGGTTGCTGGAAGGTCCAGCAGAGCCAGCGGCGCCCCTGACAACGTCGCAACGTCCGTCGAGATCAAGGGGTGACCATGGGTCCGTCGACGGGACCCGGCCGGAACAGGGCCCGGACTGTTGATGAGCCAGGATCCTGGCTCCAAAGGAGGGTCAAAATGAGAACGCTCGTTTCTGGCATCTGTACCCTCGCGCTCGTGGCCGGTCTCGTGGCCGGCTGCGTGGATTCGGGGCGCGACCAGGTGGGCGAGAACCCGAGTGACCGCTCGCCCTCGGCCTCGCCGCCGACGGCGCCATCCGACACCCCGCCCAGCTCTGGCGCCGAGAGCAAGCCCGGAACTCCGGGTGCTCCTGGCTATACGCCGGCACCGGGGCCAAGCGGTAGCAGTGGTACTGACACCGAGAAGGGCAGTGCCGGAAGAAGCCGCTAGCGCGGCATAGCGCAGCCCCTCTCGGCAAGCCTCGCCGGGGCCTGCCCCGGCGAGCACGACATCCTCCCCCTCCGGGCGCCCCGCGGCGGGGCCTTCCGCCGCGAGGCGCCCCTCACTACAAGTTTCTCGACACGGCGCGACCGGATATGTAATACTTACGTGGGGTAACTGTTCCACACCAGCTTGGGCCGGTTTCCTCGACTCTTCTCGCGAAGGAGATCGTGGTGCCGGTCTTCCGTCGAGCGTCCTCCAAGGTGTGGGTGATCCTCGTGCCCGTCATCGCCGCCCTGGCCGGCTGTAGCAACGGGCGGCTCGTCCTCGCGCTCGCCCTTGACCCGACTCTGCTGGCCCCCCCCTCCGACGCGCGGGCGCTCCGCTCCACCGAAGCGGCCGTGCGGGGGATCGCGGCGATCATGGCCAAGAACTTCGGGCTCCCGGTACCCGGCCGGGTGACGGTGTACCTGTACGCTGGACGCCAAGCCTTCGAACAGGGCTTGATCCACGACGCGGATCTGACTCCGGTCCGCGCGGCCGAGCTGAGCAACTTCGCCATCGGCATCGGACTGCCTCGCCAGCTCCTCCTGATGGAGAGTGGCCCCGAGCGAAGCGAGCGCGAATGGCTGCGGCTCATCGCCCACGAGCT encodes:
- a CDS encoding epoxide hydrolase N-terminal domain-containing protein, which translates into the protein MDAPDPRGPLTVPIPRPFTVAVPGQVLVDLRERLGRARWPDEAPGSGWRHGTDLAYLRELATYWLDRYDWSRHEAALRAATFTPDIQVSREDMTAEDYLALGGQQLTTYYERYRPFDRERTVAVERRVSFPLDETRKIWVRALSFPKKGDPRRAAMEAILRAGGRWEEVVELNVRARISLRRHQGREDA
- the hemH gene encoding ferrochelatase, giving the protein MSGRDSVLLIAFGGPERPADIRPFLETVAAGRRIPAERLEEVARHYEAIGGRSPLGEHTRREAEALRAVLARSGRGAPVFVGMRNWHPFLPETVAGMRDRGCRRALGIILSAFQTEASWGRYMADVAAARDKVGADAPEIAYAPAWADRPLFVAAMADRAAEALARVAAERRGSAALLFTAHSVPAAMAAGSPYVAQFEGAARDVAARLGHARWSVAYQSRSGSPHDPWLEPDIAEALRALGKEGARDVVVVPLGFACDHVEVLYDLDVQARRVAVDAGLAFHRAGTVSDHPAFIAMLADLVLDTPTEP
- a CDS encoding thiamine pyrophosphate-binding protein, whose product is MPFLSGKQAFLEILVQEGVECMFGNPGTTELPLMDGLARESRIRYILGLHESVAVAMADGYTQASRRLAVVNVHTSPGLGNAMGMLYDALKAGSPLLLTAGQHDQAMNLTEPILWSDLPPVARPYVKWSHEITRLEDLPRAVRRAAKTALAHPSGPVFLSMPVDVLNAERELDLLAPTRVAPGVRGDAAAVEAAADLLVSAKRPILISGDAVAHGDALAEMAEVAELLGAPVYTECVPSLCSFPFTHPLYRGAFPRLGAPIRNLLMPHDLIFTVGGDLFTLSLPPDVEPMPEGLPVIHLDTNPWEIGKNYPARVGILGEPKATLPELAEALRRRLTPDARKQAQARIEEQRRARQAAIDDLRRRAAAEAGRSPITPLALMAAVAEAVPEDVIVVEETISSGLGLRTLLRCSDPRSFFGLRGGGIGWGLPAAVGIRLAQPARSVVALVGDGSAMYTIQSLWTAAHEGIAVVFVICNNASYRILKQRTLALKGFAAQDDRYIAMDLVNPAIDFVGLARSLGVPGETVEKTPDVGAALARGLASGGPYLVDVRLDGSFKG
- the hemG gene encoding protoporphyrinogen oxidase, with the protein product MLKLVVVGGGIAGLAAAHRAVEYARERRRPLALTLLEATPRLGGTIQTERHDGFVVECGPDSFLSEKPWALALCKRLGVEGRLVGTNDRMRRNFVVFGGRLHPLPDGFQLLAPTRFGPFLRSSLFSWRGKLRMGLDLLLPRGGEPDESLGAFVRRRLGREALERVAQPMVAGIYTADPEEISLAATMPRFLELERRDRSIVLSMWRAARRAPAAGGQSSGARWSLFVTFAEGMEELIQSLAAQLPAESIRLKERVTEVTRQGLGWRVATAAGSALGADAVILAPEAHQVARMLRNLDPALAHLLEEIPYASSATVTFAHRRADIGHALDGFGFVVPQVEGRPIIACTFSSVKYPGRAPGGHELLRVFMGGAMNETVLERSDEELVDVARAQLAELLGVRGEPLFVRLCRYPKAMPQYQVGHLGRVEVIEQCLQRHPGLALVGGAYRGVGISDCVRFGEEAAVRLLDAAAPAEG
- the hemE gene encoding uroporphyrinogen decarboxylase encodes the protein MSAPCPLPLLQACRREPTPYTPVWLMRQAGRYMPEYRTMRARHGFLELCKTPEAAAEVTLQPVKRLGVDAAILFADILLVLEPLGVGLEYTRGDGPRIHRPVRSAADVERLKPVDVEEAVPFVFETVRLARQALGERLPLIGFAGAPFTLASYLIEGGASREFLHTKRFMREARSAWHALMGRLATVTAEYLNGQIAAGAQVVQLFDSWIGTLSPSDYREFVLPHTRAVIAAIEPGVPVIHFGTGTAGLLPLMREAGGDVLGLDWRVELGPTWERLGYDVAVQGNLDPGILLASVGEIRRAVEEILAGAAGRPGHIFNLGHGVHQETPVDHVRALVDMVHDMSAR